The Methanococcoides methylutens MM1 genome has a window encoding:
- a CDS encoding Xaa-Pro peptidase family protein codes for MEQNKNTIEISSSLSDNNCDAYLMIGNSNNADMYYTTHFIAGDPFAYIQTKQGEEILIVSTMELNRAKMEARVSNVHTMQQYGFMEKLKARKDGELAYCDCLAELFQQKGVRHIMVPHDFPLFTAQTLKEEGFAVIPTKSPFREMRKKKDHEEIEKIRASQQACEKAMEAAIGLITDAKVENDVLYSGEEALTSEAIRAAIEHTLLDHGCEAESTIVACGLKSSNPHWEGEGEITVDQPIVIDIFPHSKRSRYFADMTRTVLKGEASEELKKMYEAVHAAQEAAFAVLKPGALYSEVHNAVCDEFEKRGYDTIRNESNVGFIHSTGHGVGLDIHEQPSVAMQDGEVEVGHVVTIEPGLYYPEHGGIRLEDMVVITEDGFENLTKMEKEFVV; via the coding sequence ATGGAACAAAACAAAAATACAATAGAAATATCCTCATCACTTTCTGACAACAACTGTGATGCATACCTGATGATAGGGAACTCGAATAATGCAGACATGTATTATACCACACACTTCATCGCAGGCGACCCTTTCGCATACATCCAGACAAAACAGGGAGAGGAGATCCTCATCGTCTCCACCATGGAGCTGAACAGGGCGAAGATGGAAGCAAGAGTATCCAATGTACACACCATGCAGCAATATGGGTTCATGGAAAAGCTGAAAGCAAGGAAGGATGGAGAGCTTGCATACTGCGACTGCCTTGCGGAACTTTTCCAGCAAAAAGGAGTCAGGCACATCATGGTACCACATGATTTCCCGCTTTTCACTGCCCAGACGTTGAAAGAGGAGGGATTCGCGGTAATCCCTACCAAGAGCCCTTTCAGAGAAATGAGGAAGAAAAAGGATCACGAGGAGATAGAAAAGATCAGGGCATCTCAGCAGGCCTGCGAAAAGGCAATGGAAGCTGCCATCGGGCTGATCACTGATGCAAAAGTGGAGAACGATGTCCTTTACTCCGGCGAGGAAGCCCTTACATCGGAAGCCATCCGTGCGGCGATCGAGCATACTCTCCTTGACCACGGGTGTGAGGCTGAAAGCACCATCGTTGCCTGCGGGTTGAAATCATCGAACCCCCACTGGGAGGGTGAAGGAGAAATCACTGTCGATCAGCCCATTGTTATTGACATATTCCCGCACAGCAAGAGGAGCCGGTACTTTGCAGACATGACAAGGACCGTGCTCAAGGGAGAGGCTTCGGAAGAACTGAAAAAGATGTACGAGGCAGTGCATGCTGCACAGGAAGCAGCGTTTGCGGTACTTAAACCCGGAGCCCTGTATAGCGAAGTTCATAATGCTGTCTGTGACGAGTTCGAGAAGCGAGGTTACGACACCATCAGGAACGAATCCAATGTTGGATTCATACACTCCACAGGACACGGTGTGGGGCTGGACATCCACGAGCAGCCTTCTGTGGCCATGCAGGATGGAGAGGTTGAGGTCGGGCATGTTGTCACCATCGAACCTGGGCTTTACTATCCGGAACACGGAGGAATTCGCCTGGAAGACATGGTAGTGATCACAGAGGACGGGTTCGAGAATTTGACAAAAATGGAAAAGGAATTTGTAGTTTAA
- the map gene encoding type II methionyl aminopeptidase: protein MADKLQEIEEIIGKYRKAGEILSTVRSEAKEKIKVGASLLEVANHVEQRTIELGGFPAFPCNISRNDEAAHATPLAGDETVFGEDIVKLDLGVHVDGYIADSAITVDLTNENGDLVKASEAALYAAIDTVRSGVNTSKLGAVIEDTIHEHGFKPIVNLTGHGVGPYLAHVPPSIPNRHIDHGAVLEAGDIIAIEPFATDGAGIISDGALTEIFSLVGKKPIRLPAARKVLKEIEQYRTLPFARRWLTSDKLDYSLMQLEKAGIITSYPVLKEIEGGMVSQAEHTIIVTDDGCEITTK, encoded by the coding sequence ATGGCAGATAAACTTCAGGAAATTGAAGAGATAATCGGAAAGTACAGGAAGGCCGGAGAGATCCTCTCTACAGTGAGAAGTGAGGCAAAGGAGAAAATAAAGGTCGGAGCAAGCCTTCTGGAAGTTGCAAACCATGTTGAACAGAGAACCATCGAACTTGGAGGATTCCCTGCATTCCCATGCAACATTTCAAGGAATGACGAAGCTGCGCACGCAACACCGCTTGCAGGCGATGAAACCGTCTTCGGGGAAGATATTGTAAAGCTCGACCTTGGAGTTCATGTTGATGGCTATATTGCAGATTCTGCCATAACAGTGGACCTCACAAATGAGAACGGAGACCTGGTGAAGGCATCTGAGGCCGCATTGTATGCTGCCATCGACACAGTTAGAAGTGGTGTGAACACATCAAAACTTGGAGCGGTCATTGAGGACACCATCCATGAACATGGATTCAAGCCCATCGTCAACCTCACAGGTCACGGCGTCGGGCCATACCTTGCACATGTGCCACCAAGCATTCCGAACAGGCACATCGACCACGGAGCAGTTCTTGAAGCAGGAGATATCATTGCTATCGAGCCTTTTGCCACGGACGGAGCAGGCATAATCTCCGACGGAGCGCTGACAGAGATCTTCTCACTGGTTGGGAAAAAACCAATACGTCTGCCTGCTGCTAGGAAAGTGCTGAAAGAGATCGAACAGTACAGGACACTTCCTTTCGCAAGAAGATGGCTCACCTCGGACAAACTCGACTACTCACTTATGCAGCTTGAGAAGGCAGGCATCATCACCTCATACCCAGTGCTCAAGGAGATCGAGGGTGGAATGGTTTCCCAGGCAGAGCATACGATAATTGTTACCGACGACGGCTGTGAGATCACCACCAAATGA
- a CDS encoding YunC family protein: protein MIIEQIPLENGTAMGLKFEMQNAPLLVIKADKGFVMCGYLDTEIANKLGDVAAKVRGVNNFEDVLHAEVLDVTNHAKALGVKAGMKGHEALELMF, encoded by the coding sequence ATGATAATAGAACAGATACCACTTGAAAATGGCACTGCAATGGGACTAAAGTTCGAGATGCAGAACGCCCCCCTCCTTGTGATAAAGGCTGACAAAGGCTTTGTCATGTGCGGCTACCTCGACACTGAGATCGCAAACAAGTTAGGAGATGTTGCGGCAAAGGTCAGAGGTGTGAACAACTTTGAGGATGTCCTCCACGCCGAAGTGCTGGATGTCACGAACCACGCAAAGGCCCTTGGTGTCAAAGCCGGCATGAAGGGACATGAAGCACTTGAACTGATGTTCTGA
- a CDS encoding TRM11 family methyltransferase, with amino-acid sequence MLYAFELSGEHDELPRAEVLACLDLVELEYEESDYFDQCLVVDIKGDPQEVESKLDYVAERVAMAHHILKVIDVCPADVDTILEIAEKADVSEHINKEQKYVVRAKRIKHNSTIVCADMEKRVGGAIYRKGFNANLKHPDVEFRLILSEKCVIGSIIASVDRSAYEARAPHKKPFFYPGVLRPRVARALVNMAMVKKKDVVFDPFCGTAGILVEAGIVGGRVIGLEVRYKIAVGAHMNLQHFNTDHTMMLGDACRVPLVDTSVDVVIADPPYGRSARIEAESIHHLYEESFAEMYRVLKPGGRAIIVSEMDISEFVDNAGFVTRAQYLQRVHKSLTRKITVLEKAE; translated from the coding sequence ATGTTATACGCATTTGAACTGTCAGGCGAGCACGACGAGCTGCCACGTGCGGAAGTCCTTGCCTGCCTTGACCTTGTTGAGCTTGAGTATGAAGAGAGTGACTACTTCGACCAGTGCCTTGTTGTGGACATTAAAGGCGACCCACAGGAAGTGGAAAGCAAGCTCGATTACGTGGCAGAGCGCGTTGCAATGGCCCACCACATACTGAAGGTCATAGATGTTTGCCCTGCTGATGTGGACACCATCCTGGAGATAGCAGAAAAGGCTGATGTGTCGGAGCACATCAACAAGGAGCAGAAATACGTAGTGCGCGCAAAGCGCATCAAGCACAATTCCACCATTGTCTGTGCAGACATGGAAAAACGTGTTGGGGGTGCTATCTACAGGAAAGGCTTCAATGCAAACCTGAAACACCCTGATGTTGAGTTCAGGCTGATCCTTTCAGAGAAATGCGTCATCGGATCCATCATCGCATCAGTGGACCGCAGTGCCTACGAAGCGCGTGCACCCCACAAGAAGCCATTTTTCTACCCCGGTGTACTCCGTCCGCGTGTGGCACGCGCACTTGTGAACATGGCCATGGTCAAAAAGAAGGATGTTGTGTTCGACCCGTTCTGCGGTACTGCAGGAATCCTTGTGGAAGCAGGAATTGTGGGAGGAAGGGTCATCGGACTGGAGGTCCGCTACAAGATCGCTGTGGGCGCACACATGAACCTGCAGCACTTCAATACCGACCACACCATGATGCTCGGGGATGCCTGCAGGGTGCCTCTTGTGGACACTTCAGTAGATGTCGTTATTGCAGATCCCCCATACGGGCGTTCGGCAAGGATAGAGGCAGAATCCATTCACCATCTGTACGAAGAATCATTTGCTGAGATGTACAGGGTGCTCAAACCTGGCGGGAGGGCAATCATCGTTTCAGAGATGGACATTTCGGAGTTCGTGGATAATGCGGGCTTTGTGACCAGGGCGCAGTACCTTCAAAGAGTACATAAAAGCCTCACAAGGAAGATAACCGTACTTGAGAAGGCCGAATAA
- a CDS encoding M48 family metallopeptidase: MSPEHSIGINGIDIPYSLNHRKVKRARLEFRSGRLNVVVPKGFPDHEELILRHKLWVYRRYTNSLATIENAACKELVQRSDDELRELIFSFTANIAEELGVQPEKVTFRKMKTKWGSCSSAGKLNFNRHLMHLPDDLVEYVVFHEMAHLIELRHSPRFWQIIDSRFDDRAHYERELSAYWYLIQDHVQK, translated from the coding sequence ATGAGCCCGGAACATTCCATCGGGATCAATGGAATTGACATCCCATACAGCCTTAACCATCGCAAAGTGAAGCGTGCACGACTGGAATTCCGCTCAGGCAGGCTGAACGTTGTGGTCCCGAAAGGGTTTCCGGATCACGAGGAACTTATCCTGAGGCATAAGCTGTGGGTCTACAGGCGTTATACCAATTCACTGGCGACCATCGAGAACGCTGCTTGCAAAGAGCTCGTTCAAAGGTCGGATGACGAGCTCCGGGAGCTTATATTCTCTTTTACAGCTAATATTGCAGAAGAGCTTGGAGTTCAGCCTGAAAAAGTGACCTTCAGAAAAATGAAAACAAAGTGGGGTAGCTGCAGCTCTGCAGGCAAGCTGAATTTCAACAGGCATTTGATGCACCTCCCTGACGACCTTGTGGAGTATGTGGTCTTCCATGAAATGGCACATCTCATAGAATTAAGGCACAGCCCGCGTTTCTGGCAGATAATTGATTCCAGGTTCGATGACCGGGCACATTATGAAAGGGAACTTTCAGCTTACTGGTATCTTATTCAGGACCATGTGCAGAAATGA
- the truA gene encoding tRNA pseudouridine(38-40) synthase TruA: MRVALKIAYIGSNYHGSQVQPNVPTVEGELFKALTELEIIKDPKSANFISSGRTDAGVHAMGQVVAFDTDVPNLAIPRVINSKLPGTIWAWAHSLVPDNFDPRRHAVSRTYRYIMCGEQYDISRIRSASKLLHGTHDFSNFCTNESGRGTVRTVERIDVRVSGNLTRIDVEANSFLWNMVRKIVTALMMVGSGVRDEEWLEQMLDPDSYEEGLGSAHAYGLVFMDVNYPIPIEWIEDGYAIRRAHERVHDHLVRYRVMADVLEHLLPIVPPSDEI, translated from the coding sequence ATGAGAGTTGCGCTCAAAATTGCATATATAGGATCGAATTACCACGGTTCCCAGGTCCAGCCTAATGTCCCTACAGTAGAGGGTGAACTGTTCAAGGCACTGACAGAGCTGGAGATAATCAAGGATCCAAAGTCAGCTAATTTTATTAGTTCCGGACGAACAGATGCCGGAGTTCATGCCATGGGTCAGGTCGTTGCCTTTGATACCGACGTACCCAACCTGGCAATCCCCCGTGTGATCAATTCAAAGCTTCCCGGAACCATCTGGGCATGGGCACATTCACTTGTGCCGGACAATTTTGATCCTCGCAGGCATGCTGTAAGCAGAACCTACCGCTACATTATGTGCGGGGAGCAATATGATATCTCCAGAATTCGTTCAGCTTCAAAGCTCCTGCATGGAACTCATGATTTCTCAAATTTCTGTACCAATGAGTCAGGCAGGGGAACGGTCAGGACAGTTGAACGCATAGATGTAAGGGTCAGCGGTAACCTGACACGCATCGATGTTGAGGCCAACAGTTTCCTCTGGAACATGGTCCGAAAGATCGTGACCGCATTGATGATGGTGGGAAGCGGTGTCCGTGACGAGGAATGGCTGGAACAGATGCTTGATCCTGATTCCTATGAGGAAGGTCTTGGATCTGCACACGCATACGGGCTTGTTTTCATGGATGTGAACTACCCGATACCCATTGAATGGATCGAGGATGGCTATGCCATACGTAGGGCTCACGAGCGTGTCCATGACCACCTTGTACGCTACAGGGTCATGGCCGACGTGCTGGAGCACCTCCTGCCGATAGTCCCTCCTTCAGACGAGATATGA
- a CDS encoding formate--phosphoribosylaminoimidazolecarboxamide ligase, whose translation MISKQQISEIISKYDQENLAIATVCSHSSLQIFDGARKEGLKTIGICVGQPPRFYDAFPKAKPDEYIVVESYSDIPKITQELVEKNAIIIPHGSFVEYMGAKNFAELPVPTFGNREVLEWESDREKEREWLEGAGIHMPGNVPDPKDINSPVMVKYYGAKGGRGFFIAKTYEEFLENIDPNEKFTIQEFILGTRYYLHYFYSPLENEGYKLSEGTLEMLSMDRRVESNADEIFRLGSPRELEEAGIHPTYVVTGNVPLVARESLLPLIFSLGEKVVEESIKLFGGMVGPFCLETVFTDKLEIKVFEISARIVAGTNFYISGSPYADLVESDLSTGKRIAKEIKLAKDMGQLDKILS comes from the coding sequence ATGATATCAAAACAACAGATCTCTGAAATAATAAGCAAGTACGATCAAGAGAATCTTGCTATTGCAACCGTCTGCTCACACTCAAGCCTCCAGATATTCGATGGAGCACGTAAAGAGGGACTAAAGACGATAGGGATTTGTGTAGGCCAGCCTCCGCGTTTTTATGATGCTTTCCCAAAAGCAAAACCTGACGAGTATATCGTTGTTGAGAGCTATTCTGACATCCCAAAGATAACACAGGAACTTGTTGAGAAGAATGCCATCATAATACCTCACGGTTCCTTTGTGGAATACATGGGCGCTAAGAACTTTGCAGAGCTTCCGGTACCGACCTTTGGTAACCGCGAGGTCCTTGAATGGGAATCCGACAGGGAAAAGGAAAGGGAATGGCTGGAAGGTGCAGGCATTCACATGCCAGGGAACGTTCCCGACCCAAAGGACATCAACAGTCCGGTCATGGTAAAATACTACGGTGCAAAGGGCGGAAGAGGCTTCTTCATTGCCAAGACCTATGAGGAGTTCCTGGAGAACATCGACCCGAATGAGAAGTTCACAATACAGGAGTTCATACTGGGTACAAGATACTACCTGCACTATTTCTATTCACCACTGGAAAACGAGGGTTACAAGTTAAGCGAAGGAACCCTGGAAATGCTGAGCATGGACAGGAGGGTCGAATCAAATGCAGACGAGATCTTCAGGCTGGGTTCACCAAGAGAACTTGAAGAGGCAGGCATACACCCCACATACGTGGTTACCGGAAACGTACCTCTGGTCGCAAGGGAATCCCTGTTGCCACTCATATTCTCCCTTGGAGAAAAAGTGGTTGAAGAATCAATAAAGCTCTTTGGCGGTATGGTAGGTCCGTTCTGTCTTGAGACCGTGTTTACAGACAAACTCGAAATAAAGGTATTTGAGATCTCCGCACGTATCGTTGCAGGAACGAACTTCTACATATCAGGCTCACCCTACGCAGACCTGGTAGAATCCGACCTCTCTACCGGTAAAAGGATAGCAAAAGAGATCAAACTTGCAAAAGATATGGGTCAGCTGGATAAGATCCTCTCTTAA
- a CDS encoding ATP-binding protein produces the protein MINLKDDIQAGVVKKRYILGRRNENEDGVLDIGRYLALDRSSGSHVAIDALKPHAILICGKRGYGKSYTMATLIEEISLLPDNIRQNLSSLVIDTMGIFWTLDRGNDPQKELLQEWNMEPAGFDAEVFVPAGHVDEYRERHIEVTPFSIPVAQLHGYDWCELFSIKTTSPLGVLLVRIIEEMRESNESFSFEDISSRINADDRSDDVTKMAAENYLRTAASWSVFEKDACGISELIRKGRTSVLDVSSIEDKVVRSAVVGIIARDTYNRRLKERRSYERMAMGDEDIEQKMPMVWMFIDEAHLFVPSQGETLASDVLINEWVRQGRQPGLSIIFATQRPAALHPDIISQSDIVICHRLTARDDIEALEAIRPTYMKENIGDAIRKMGLERGIAFVVDDTSESTHLVKVRPRYSWHGGNEPSALNERR, from the coding sequence ATGATAAACCTAAAGGATGACATTCAGGCAGGAGTGGTCAAAAAACGATACATACTCGGCAGGAGGAATGAAAATGAGGATGGTGTGCTGGATATCGGCAGGTACCTTGCACTTGACAGGTCCTCAGGTTCACATGTTGCCATTGATGCACTGAAACCACATGCTATCCTGATATGCGGCAAAAGAGGATATGGAAAGTCCTACACTATGGCCACCCTCATAGAGGAGATCTCCCTTTTACCGGACAACATCAGGCAGAACCTTTCATCCCTGGTTATCGACACAATGGGAATTTTCTGGACCCTGGACAGAGGGAACGATCCACAGAAAGAACTGCTGCAGGAATGGAACATGGAACCTGCAGGGTTTGACGCAGAGGTCTTTGTGCCTGCAGGCCATGTGGATGAATACAGGGAAAGGCATATCGAGGTGACACCGTTCTCCATACCTGTGGCGCAATTACATGGTTACGACTGGTGTGAACTATTCAGCATAAAGACCACTTCTCCTCTTGGAGTGCTTCTGGTAAGAATAATCGAGGAAATGAGGGAAAGTAATGAGAGCTTTTCCTTCGAGGACATCAGCAGCAGAATCAATGCTGACGACAGGTCTGATGATGTCACAAAGATGGCTGCTGAGAACTACCTGAGGACAGCGGCCTCGTGGAGCGTGTTCGAGAAGGATGCCTGCGGCATTTCCGAACTTATTAGAAAGGGACGTACATCCGTCCTTGACGTGAGCAGCATTGAAGATAAGGTCGTACGCTCCGCAGTTGTCGGGATCATTGCCAGGGACACCTACAACAGGCGTCTTAAGGAGAGGCGCTCCTACGAGAGAATGGCCATGGGAGATGAGGACATCGAGCAAAAGATGCCCATGGTATGGATGTTCATCGATGAGGCGCACCTCTTCGTGCCCTCGCAGGGAGAAACACTGGCATCGGATGTCCTGATCAACGAATGGGTACGACAGGGAAGGCAGCCGGGACTGTCAATAATATTCGCGACCCAGAGGCCTGCGGCACTGCATCCGGACATCATATCCCAGTCAGACATAGTGATATGCCACAGGCTTACTGCAAGAGATGATATTGAGGCACTGGAAGCGATTCGGCCCACATACATGAAGGAGAACATCGGAGATGCCATCAGGAAGATGGGACTTGAAAGAGGTATTGCGTTCGTTGTGGACGATACCTCGGAGAGCACACACCTTGTAAAGGTCAGGCCAAGATACAGCTGGCATGGCGGGAACGAACCAAGTGCATTGAATGAAAGGAGATGA
- a CDS encoding aminopeptidase, producing the protein MDMKKSADMVINTCMGAKEGETVLIVTDTCTDEKITKALYTSAVDAGCEALLLTMEPRAQHGAEPPALVEEAMKNADVLLAPASKSLTHTKARKHASENGTRTATMPGITIGMMEEGGLNADYEKINSLADELLETLKGSKEVRITTELGTDLVIDVDGGEWMADTGMCQKKGETTNLPAGEMYIAPKNVNGKAVIDGSMAGIGLLEEPLVIEIRDRKAVSFEGEGAEKLEEMVNRVGPDGRNIAELGIGINPAAMLIGVILEDEKVGGTIHIALGDNSTFGGDVSVDLHLDGIITGPKVIVDGKDLKVERFA; encoded by the coding sequence ATGGATATGAAGAAAAGTGCTGACATGGTGATCAACACCTGCATGGGTGCAAAGGAAGGGGAAACTGTGCTTATCGTGACCGATACATGCACAGATGAGAAGATAACTAAGGCATTGTATACCTCAGCAGTCGATGCCGGATGCGAGGCATTGCTACTTACGATGGAACCAAGGGCACAGCATGGTGCCGAACCACCTGCACTTGTTGAAGAAGCCATGAAGAACGCCGATGTCCTGCTCGCCCCGGCATCAAAATCACTGACCCACACAAAGGCACGCAAACATGCATCCGAGAACGGAACAAGGACCGCTACAATGCCGGGAATTACCATCGGAATGATGGAGGAAGGCGGGCTGAACGCGGATTATGAGAAGATCAACAGCCTTGCGGATGAGCTTCTTGAGACACTTAAGGGGTCAAAAGAAGTGCGCATCACCACGGAACTTGGAACTGATCTTGTCATTGATGTCGACGGCGGAGAATGGATGGCAGACACCGGCATGTGCCAGAAGAAGGGGGAGACCACAAACCTGCCTGCAGGAGAGATGTACATCGCTCCGAAGAACGTGAACGGCAAAGCTGTGATCGACGGATCCATGGCAGGTATCGGATTGCTTGAAGAACCACTGGTCATCGAGATCCGGGACAGGAAGGCTGTGAGCTTTGAAGGCGAGGGGGCTGAAAAGCTTGAAGAGATGGTGAACAGAGTAGGACCGGACGGACGTAACATTGCCGAGCTGGGAATAGGCATTAATCCGGCTGCGATGCTCATCGGCGTGATACTTGAGGATGAAAAGGTGGGTGGCACCATACACATTGCACTTGGAGACAATTCCACATTCGGAGGAGATGTTTCCGTTGACCTTCACCTGGATGGGATCATCACGGGACCGAAAGTGATTGTTGATGGCAAGGACCTGAAAGTAGAACGCTTTGCCTGA
- a CDS encoding 3-isopropylmalate dehydratase small subunit, producing MKGRVWKFGDDVDTDAVIPGRYLVMNTPEELAPYTFIGVRPEFAENVKENDIVVAGNNFGCGSSREHAPIALKGTKVGCVIAKSFARIFFRNAINIGVALLECPDTDKIDDGDEISVDFESGTIENLTKGEKYQATPLPDFVRGIVDAGGLKEYTRKIID from the coding sequence ATGAAAGGAAGAGTATGGAAGTTCGGAGATGACGTTGACACTGATGCCGTCATCCCTGGAAGATACCTCGTGATGAACACTCCCGAGGAACTTGCCCCGTATACCTTTATCGGGGTACGCCCGGAATTTGCTGAAAATGTCAAGGAGAACGACATCGTTGTTGCAGGAAACAACTTCGGATGCGGTTCTTCAAGAGAACACGCACCAATCGCCCTCAAGGGAACAAAGGTAGGATGCGTTATCGCAAAATCATTCGCAAGGATCTTCTTCAGGAATGCGATCAACATTGGTGTTGCGCTCCTTGAGTGCCCTGACACCGACAAGATCGATGATGGGGATGAGATCTCCGTAGACTTTGAATCCGGTACCATCGAGAACCTTACAAAGGGCGAGAAGTACCAGGCTACACCTTTACCTGATTTTGTCCGCGGTATCGTAGATGCAGGCGGATTAAAGGAATACACAAGGAAGATCATTGATTGA
- a CDS encoding isocitrate/isopropylmalate dehydrogenase family protein: protein MAQYKVPVLPGDGIGPEIIAEGKKVIDAAGEKFGFDVDWIEFPHGADHYLETGELISEDSLKELSAYEAIYLGSIGDDRIAPGVLEKGILLAARFYFDQYINLRPIKLLEGVWCPLKDKTPEDIDFVVVRENTEDFYIGIGGRANSGMSKDLLEVNRTLYNAKFGLDIETDSEEIAYQIGMISKEGTQRVMEYSFDLAEKRNKHVSSVDKANVLSDIYGFWREEFNAISEKHPDVKTDFNFVDAITMWFVKNPEWFDVVVTPNMFGDIITDLGAMVQGGLGLAPGGNINPNGTSMFEPIHGSAPKYKGQNKVNPIATIWAGAMLIEQLGEKEAADSIVSAIEQNIKEAKVQTYDMGGSNTTTDVGDDIARILLGQ from the coding sequence ATGGCACAATATAAAGTACCAGTCCTGCCTGGTGACGGTATCGGCCCTGAGATCATAGCTGAGGGTAAGAAAGTCATCGACGCAGCTGGAGAGAAGTTCGGATTCGATGTTGACTGGATAGAGTTCCCACACGGTGCAGACCACTATCTTGAGACAGGCGAACTGATATCCGAGGATTCACTTAAAGAGCTTTCAGCATACGAGGCGATCTATCTCGGTTCTATCGGAGATGACAGGATCGCACCTGGCGTACTTGAGAAAGGTATCCTGCTCGCTGCAAGGTTCTATTTCGACCAGTACATCAACCTGCGTCCTATCAAGCTTCTGGAAGGCGTATGGTGCCCGCTCAAGGACAAGACACCTGAAGACATCGATTTCGTTGTTGTAAGGGAAAACACCGAGGACTTCTACATCGGTATCGGCGGACGTGCAAATTCCGGCATGAGCAAGGACCTTCTTGAGGTCAACAGGACACTCTACAACGCAAAGTTCGGACTTGACATCGAGACCGACAGCGAGGAGATCGCATACCAGATAGGCATGATCTCAAAGGAAGGCACACAGAGAGTCATGGAATACTCCTTCGACCTTGCTGAGAAGAGGAACAAGCACGTTTCATCCGTTGACAAGGCAAACGTCCTTTCAGACATCTACGGATTCTGGAGAGAGGAATTCAACGCAATCTCTGAGAAGCACCCTGATGTCAAGACAGACTTCAACTTCGTTGACGCCATCACCATGTGGTTCGTCAAGAACCCTGAGTGGTTCGATGTTGTCGTTACACCGAACATGTTCGGTGACATCATCACTGACCTTGGTGCAATGGTACAGGGCGGCCTCGGACTTGCACCTGGCGGAAACATCAACCCGAACGGTACAAGCATGTTCGAGCCTATCCACGGTTCAGCACCAAAGTACAAGGGCCAGAACAAGGTCAACCCTATCGCAACAATCTGGGCAGGCGCAATGCTCATCGAACAGCTCGGTGAGAAGGAAGCTGCAGACTCCATCGTCTCTGCTATCGAGCAGAACATCAAGGAAGCAAAGGTCCAGACCTACGACATGGGTGGCTCAAACACTACCACAGATGTTGGTGACGACATCGCAAGGATCCTGCTCGGGCAGTAA